atcttcgtctcatctgtacctttttccagaactgtggttgctcttataAGTACTTCTggacaaactgtaacctggccattctatttttgcggctaaccagtggtttgcatcttgcagtgttgcctctgtatttctgttcaagaagttttctgcagacagtggtcattgacaaatccacacctgactcatgaagaatgtttctgatctgtcggacagatgtttggggatttttctttattgtagagagaatttttctgtcattggctgtggaggtcttccttggcctgccagtccctttgcgattagtaaactcaccagtgcactctttcttcttaatgatgttccaaacagttgattttggtaagccgaagttttggctgatgtctctaacagttttattcttgtttctcagtctcatactggcttctttgactttcattggcacaactttggtcctcatgttgataaacagcaataaaagtttccaaaggtgatggaaagactgggtgctgagagctctcttatacctgcattaaggaggcatttaaacacacctgagcaattacaaacacctgtgaagccatgtgtcccaaacattatgatgcccagaaatggggggactatgtgtaaacacagctgtaatttctacatggtgaaaccaaaatgtataaaaaatagcctttaataaaatctgacaatgtgcactttaaccacgtgtgattttttttttttctatttcaaatctcaaattgtggagtacagaggcaaataaataaatgatgggtctttgtcccaaacattatggagggcactgtagttcaaATATGGCTCAGTTAATCAGTCTTCAGAAACTGCTGCCTCTTGCCAAAAATTGAGTTCTGTTCAAGAGTGACTTACAATAAGATTGTGTGATGTGGCTGTCACAGTAGAACAGCTGCCTGCCTCAATGAGCAGTGATTTATGGTAATTGTTCAAATGTAACCATGATGAACTAGATTAATACTGAAAATTACTTTCACTTACAGCAGCAATAGATTGTAATATCTTGATAGCAGTCACATTGAGTCACATTATGTAGTTCATTAATGTAGCATTTATGTTGCTAATGGTCCTATCAAAACTTTGGATGACCCGAAGGAACAATTTGTTGAGCATTCTCTTTAATTAGAAATACTGAAACTTACTTGATAATACGTGAAGAAATACTGACGGGAGCAAATGTCTCAGTTGCATTATAAATTGGAAAGATACAATAATATATTCCGTCTTAACTGAACCCAAGCATAAGTAGTTTGGGggagtgcatttaaaaaaaaaaaatctcatttaaTATTGTCTTCAATTGTTTCATATTTTCTTTATCTAAGATTAAAATCCTGTAAACCCAGCTACTGTGATGAGTCCCTTTTTGGGCCAAGGCAAGATGATGCAAGCTGGGAGGCACCATGGACTGCAAAGGATGACAAAATAAAGATTCGTCCACTCCTGTGGTCCCCTACACCGCGCAAAATTAGTCCAAGTGCATTTCGTTCCACCAGTAACCAGTTACCATCTGATGGAAGAAATCCAGTGAAACCGCTTTATCCAACCACAAGAGAATCTTCTGCTGACTTTATTACTGAATATAAAGGTAAAACCGATTACTGGAGGAGGCCAGACAGTAACAATGCCTCTCCCATTAACACCCCAGTTCGAAGAAGATCACAGTCCTTGACTAGAAAGCACAATTCTATGAAGGAGATTGTGAAGGACGATTCAACACTGAATGCTCCCAGGAACATCAAGTCTTTGCGGGGTAGGCcaatttctgcttctgctgcacACTCTGGTTTGCAGCATTGTTTGAGGCCAAGATCAGGTAGTCTGTCAGATTCTGCCACAGCCAATCGATTTAATACAACAAATTCTGTGAAATTAAACCCACCCTGGAAATATTAAGGCTGCGTTGTTTTTGAAAGTCAGAGAAAAAGCAGAACAGATGTTTTCAAGCCACTTTGGAGTAGGAAAGGAACTGTGCTTTTGGATTCCTGAGAATAAAGAAAATATTGTGCTTTGATTATCCATTTTGAATCCAAAGCTAAACAAATTGGAATCTGTTCTTAATAATGGAATGGTTAGGAACTGTGGATTTGGTGAAACAAAAGACCCAGAAACATTTCTCATGTGAGAGTAGGTTAGGCATTTCTGTGAAAGTACATAATGAAAGCAGaagtcccaatgttg
This Rhinoraja longicauda isolate Sanriku21f chromosome 25, sRhiLon1.1, whole genome shotgun sequence DNA region includes the following protein-coding sequences:
- the LOC144605990 gene encoding RBPJ-interacting and tubulin-associated protein 1-like, with the translated sequence MSADTAITAIQACRASHKGRSRYKVGAKTSYVDETLFGCSSKVQISMDEFDPPWVSASPATTQRPLLWSPSTQTRPNGDVTQVPIPLKSGRTPIKNKYRLKSCKPSYCDESLFGPRQDDASWEAPWTAKDDKIKIRPLLWSPTPRKISPSAFRSTSNQLPSDGRNPVKPLYPTTRESSADFITEYKGKTDYWRRPDSNNASPINTPVRRRSQSLTRKHNSMKEIVKDDSTLNAPRNIKSLRGRPISASAAHSGLQHCLRPRSGSLSDSATANRFNTTNSVKLNPPWKY